The genomic window TCTCGAAGGCCACTCGCAGCCAGACGGCCCGCTTCCTGGTGGACCTCCTCGCCGCCGGCCCGTTCGCCGAGCGCGAGCGGTTCGACCCCAAGGCCGCCGCGAAGAGGGCGATGGAGGAGGCGAAGGCCCTCCGCGAGGCCGCGAAGGCCGGGGCCGCCGGGGCTCCCGCCGCGGTCGCGTCCGGTTCGTCGAAGGGCCGCAAGGGCTCACCCGGCAAGAACGGCCGGGCGAAGGCGACCGCCACGGCCGTCGCCGCCATCGCCCCCCAGCTCGACGCCCTCGCACCCTGGGAGCTCGACGGCCGGACCTGGCACACGAAGACCAGGACGGCCCGCAACGGCAAGCCCGCCCGCTGGGACGGGGCGATCCTCGAGCAGGTCGTGGACCGGATCGAGGAGCTGGCCGGCGACCGGCTCGCCCCGACCGCGTGGTCGGAGCGGGGCGTCGTCCGGATCGAGGCCCCGACCCGCGACCGCGACAAGAAGCGCCCGTTCCCGTTCTTCCACGCCACGACGTCCGCCGAGTGGGTCGTGACGCTCCGGTTCTTCGTCGCCCGCAACACCTTCCAGGCGAAGACGCTGGAGTCGCAGCTCAGCCTCCCGCCGTTCCACGAGTGCTCCCCGCCCGTCCACAGCGACGCGCCCCGCCTGAAGGTGGAGCTCGAGGGCTCGTACCAGGTCATCACCCTGACCGCACACTCCACCGACGGCCTCGACACGCCGGCCTTCCGCGGCTTCCTCGACAAGGCCGTGGCCGCCGCCCTCGCGGAATCCACGGGGAAAAAGGGGAAGTTGAAGAAGGCCAGCGAACTATGACGGTGACCGTGCGTGCGGGCCGAGGCGATTGAAGAGTTCAACCACGGAAAACACGGAAAGGCACGGAAAGGGGAATCCGATCCTTGTACCGGTCGAACGGGCCGGCGGCTTCGAACGGCCCGAGGCCGCTTCGAATGCCGAGGGTCGGGGACCGTCGATCCGATCCCCTCGGGCCCGGATCACCTCAGAGGATTCGACACGCCTCGTCGAAGGAGAGGCGGGGGGCCCGCGGCGGGAGATTGGTGCGGTCGCCGTAGCCGAGGTTGCAGAGGAAGTTGACCTTCCACTTGCCGTCGGGGAAGAACTCCGCGTTGACCTTCTCCGCGTCGAAGCCCGCCATCGGGCCGCAGTCCAGGCCCAGGGCCCTGGCGGCGAGCATCAGGTAGGCGCCCTGGAGGGTGCTGCTCTGGGCGGCGGTCCGGGCGATCATCGCCTCGTTGCCCACGAACCAGCTCCGGGCGTCCACGAACGGGAAGAGCCGCGGGAGGTGCTCGTAGAACGCCATGTCCTGGGCGACGATCGCCGTCACCGGCGCCGACCGCGTCTTGTCCACGTTGCCCGGCATCAGGGCCGGGATCAGCCGCTCCTTGGCCTCCGGGGTCGTCGCGAAGACGAACCGGGCGGGCGACGCGTTGGCGCTCGTCGGCCCGAGCCGGGCCAGGTCGTAGATGTCGCGCAGCAGGGCCTCCGGCACCGGCCTCGGCAGCCACGCGCCCAGCGTCCGGGCGTCCCGGAAGAGGACGTCCAGCGCCGCCCCGTCGACCCGCACGCCCCGATCCACGTCCGCCATGGCCATCCCTCCCGCAATGAGGTTTTAATGGAGACGGTCAACGTGTTGACCATCTCGTCGTAAAGTCTGATTGTAGACAGTCAAGACGTTGACTATAGGCC from Aquisphaera giovannonii includes these protein-coding regions:
- a CDS encoding malonic semialdehyde reductase, which translates into the protein MADVDRGVRVDGAALDVLFRDARTLGAWLPRPVPEALLRDIYDLARLGPTSANASPARFVFATTPEAKERLIPALMPGNVDKTRSAPVTAIVAQDMAFYEHLPRLFPFVDARSWFVGNEAMIARTAAQSSTLQGAYLMLAARALGLDCGPMAGFDAEKVNAEFFPDGKWKVNFLCNLGYGDRTNLPPRAPRLSFDEACRIL